A single window of Nicotiana tomentosiformis chromosome 1, ASM39032v3, whole genome shotgun sequence DNA harbors:
- the LOC104119718 gene encoding gibberellin receptor GID1C-like codes for MARNNEATANESKNESKRVVPLNTWILISNFKLAYNLLRRPDGTFNRHLAEFLDRKVPANANPVDGVFSFDVVIDREIGLLSRVYRPSFEDGASTSIIELEKPVTADVVPVIIFFHGGSFAHSSSNSAIYDTLCRRLVGNCKAVVVSVNYRRAPENRYPCAYDDGWTALEWVNSRQWLQSKNDSKVHIYLAGDSSGGNIVHNVAFRAVESGVQVLGNILLNPMFGGQERTESEKRLDGKYFVTLQDRDWYWRAYLPEGSDRDHPACNPFGPNGINLNGVKFPKNLVVVAGLDLVQDWQLAYTDGLKKAGQEVKLIYLEKATIGFYLLPNNEHFYTVMDEISNFVNSDS; via the exons ATGGCAAGAAATAATGAAGCTACTGCCAACGAGTCCAAGAATGAATCTAag AGGGTGGTTCCACTCAATACATGGATCTTAATTTCCAACTTCAAGTTGGCTTACAATCTTCTTCGTCGCCCTGATGGGACTTTCAACCGTCACTTGGCAGAGTTCCTTGACCGTAAGGTCCCAGCCAATGCTAATCCAGTTGATGGAGTTTTCTCTTTTGATGTTGTCATCGATCGTGAAATAGGCCTACTCAGCCGTGTCTATCGTCCATCTTTTGAAGATGGAGCTTCGACGAGCATAATTGAACTTGAAAAGCCTGTGACTGCTGATGTTGTACCTGTCATAATTTTCTTCCATGGTGGAAGTTTTGCACACTCTTCTTCCAATAGTGCTATCTATGACACGCTATGTAGGCGCCTTGTTGGTAATTGCAAGGCAGTTGTTGTGTCAGTTAATTACAGGCGAGCGCCCGAAAATCGTTATCCTTGTGCTTATGATGATGGATGGACTGCTCTTGAGTGGGTTAATTCAAGGCAATGGTTGCAGAGCAAAAATGACTCAAAGGTTCACATATACTTAGCAGGAGATAGCTCTGGTGGTAATATTGTTCACAATGTGGCTTTCAGGGCAGTAGAATCCGGCGTACAAGTGTTGGGAAATATACTGCTGAACCCTATGTTTGGTGGACAAGAGAGAACTGAATCGGAGAAGCGATTGGATGGCAAATATTTCGTCACACTTCAAGACCGAGACTGGTATTGGAGAGCTTATCTTCCTGAAGGTTCAGACAGGGACCATCCTGCATGCAACCCGTTTGGTCCAAATGGTATAAACCTCAATGGAGTTAAGTTCCCTAAGAATCTTGTTGTTGTAGCAGGGTTGGACCTTGTTCAGGATTGGCAGTTGGCCTATACTGATGGGCTTAAGAAGGCTGGACAAGAGGTTAAACTGATATATTTGGAGAAGGCGACAATAGGTTTCTACTTGTTGCCAAATAATGAACACTTTTATACTGTCATGGATGAGATAAGTAACTTTGTGAATTCTGACTCTTAG
- the LOC104109192 gene encoding 4-hydroxy-tetrahydrodipicolinate reductase 1, chloroplastic-like yields the protein MWAAIKVPSNIHGGIIHYNYSSKNGNSSSFVRGRKSLVKMCFTSDQHVQLIQNTPSIDALPIMVNGCTGKMGRAVLEASISAGLQPVSVCFSGPGDAGKIVEVSGKEITVHGPSDRENILSSVFEEHPNLIVVDYTVPAAVNDNAELYCKVGVPFVMGTTGGDREKLYKTVADSKVYAVISPQMGKQVVAFLAAMEIMSEQFPGAFSGYTLQVMESHQASKLDTSGTAKAVISCFQKLGVSFDLDEVQLIRDPKQQVEMVGVPEEHLLGHAFHMYHLTSPDGTVSFEFQHNVCGRSIYAEGTVDATLFLAKKVKLKEEKRIYDMIDVLREGNMR from the exons ATGTGGGCCGCCATTAAAGTTCCATCGAACATCCATGGAGGAATAATTCATTACAACTATAGCAGCAAAAATGGTAATAGTAGTAGTTTTGTCAGAGGGCGAAAATCTTTGGTGAAAATGTGTTTTACTTCTGACCAACATGTTCAGCTCATTCAGAACACGCCTTCAATCGATGCACTTCCTATAATG GTGAATGGTTGTACTGGTAAAATGGGGAGGGCAGTTCTTGAAGCATCAATCTCTGCGGGACTTCAACCTGTTTCTGTATGTTTTAGTGGTCCGGGAGATGCAGGAAAAATTGTGGAGGTGAGTGGAAAAGAGATAACTGTGCATGGTCCTTCGGACAGAGAAAACATCTTGTCCTCTGTCTTTGAGGAGCACCCGAATTTAATTGTAGTGGACTACACAGTGCCTGCCGCTGTGAATG ATAATGCTGAATTATATTGCAAAGTTGGAGTGCCTTTTGTGATGGGAACCACTGGTGGAGATAGGGAGAAGCTTTACAAAACAGTGGCGGACTCAAAAGTTTATGCTGTAATCTCACCACAAATGGGAAAGCAG GTGGTAGCTTTTCTCGCAGCCATGGAAATCATGTCCGAACAATTCCCTGGAGCTTTCTCTGGGTACACTCTACAG GTGATGGAGTCTCATCAAGCAAGTAAATTGGACACCTCTGGAACTGCAAAGGCTGTTATCTCTTGCTTTCAGAAATTAGGCGTTTCTTTTGATTTGGATGAG GTACAACTAATACGAGATCCCAAGCAACAAGTTGAGATGGTTGGTGTCCCAGAAGAACACTTGTTAGGTCATGCTTTCCACATGTACCATCTGACCTCACCAGACGGAAC GGTTTCTTTTGAATTTCAACACAATGTTTGTGGTAGATCAATCTATGCAGAGGGAACAGTTGATGCTACACTTTTCCTTGCTAAGAAG GTGAAATTGAAAGAAGAGAAGCGAATATACGACATGATCGATGTGCTGCGGGAGGGAAACATGCGATAA